The nucleotide sequence CACATTCCCGGGAAATAAACATTCGCTCACATCTCCGACTCAATGCTTTGAAAAAAATGGTCTCTCCCAAAGTCACTTCTCTTTTTCCCAGCTCGTAacgcaatatatataaataaagagaTACAATTGCAAAAAAGTCTGAATGTACTGAAtctgaatgaataaatatattggtGCTTTTCTTTAGTGATTATAATAATTCATAAAAGTAAATTTACATTGCGTGAAGAAGTTATAAATATGCAACAGTAGTAGTTGACCATGTGCTCCAGAGTGAGGTGGGTCCGAGAGGTTCAGTCCTTGGATGATGAGCTTTTAGGGTAACACGGTGTGAAATGAACGTAAGATAAATATTTCGTTTGCTTATCCTTTTAATCTTTGAAACCGCTAAAGAGAAAATTTGCTATTGTTTGTAACGTAAGAGAGAAAAGCGTAAGAGTAGAATAAGTTATTATAACAACGATCAACTAGAAATTTTTGCAGTGacattaatttatgttttaaaatgtCCTGATGAAATTTTATAATGTTTCTCTTTTACTGAGTTGGGGTGATTTGTTTGTCCGAAAACGTTCATTCAACACGagaattttgttaaattgtacCCCGAAAAAGATGGATGCTCATCATGGTTTTAGTATTATGCTGAAGACATCTAATTTAATTTATGTGAATGTTAAATacttaaattcatattttactcCCGTAAAGCAAAACTTGGTTCCTCATACAGCGTTCCCTCTTTTTTGGTTTAATATTTGATCACTTAACATATAGGTTATTATTACCATTCGTAATattctttaatttaaaaattaacatTGTATCTTACTTGAATCGGagtttaaaatgagaaaattaatatttgaatgatGAGACAATTGTAAAGGTAAAAATGTTATGCAGTAAAACGCTTTTTAGGACACGAAATAGACCTATGTATCGttctgttattatgttgttgttgttgttgtttgttcGTCTTGGTGTATTGCCTCTACGCGTGCTACGTTTTGCACTTTGTgtcgatatatttgagcattgctctcttgtgttaatttattttcatggtAATGACTTGCAAACTTTAAATGAGTATTTCTATCAAATGCATTATATATCAAGTAATTTTATGATATCTGCTTATAATATTTAGTTGGAAATGTTGTTTGACATAGAATAGACATTCCTGATATTAGGGAACCTGGAATATTAGGGGAATGTGAATTTCTGTATTGTAATGTGAATTATGATTATTtaagaaataataatttttgtttatgatgctttaaaaagttgaatttcagTACAACTATTTAAACTACACAGCTGAGCGTTTACTgtcataataaaatatttgtaacatTAACTGAATGACTGAGGTCATTGCAATGATAAGTGAGATGGGTAAAAAAATGGTTAAAAATAATTCACGTTAAATTGCAAAGTAGGTACGCCGTGAAGCCGTATGGTTTTACTGGAGTCGGAgtattatttacaaatttcCTGGATATGAGCGCTAGTGGAAGTCGAAATTTGGAATTTACTGACGTCGGAGTTGAAACTGCTTCCATAATGAGACTTTTAAATgagaaaaatacttttaatgATCAGAAACAACTGCCTACTCATACTCAAGAAGGATTAAATTAGCTACTTGTCTCGACAATGTATTAAAGACGCCatgcatatttcaaatttttttttcatttcatataaaaatgttttaacgGTTTTTGTAATAGTTCAGAGGCGGAGTCGAAAGTGTATGAAGCCCAGAGTCAGCCTCAAAATCTTTCTTTACTTGTAGGAGCCAAGATTTCTTTCGGGGCAGGGACGGAATTGATTGCAAATTTTTCTCAGCTCCAAATATCTAGCTTCAGCCTTGCTTTATTTAATATGGCAGCAAATATTAGTAAGAGTAGTTGAATGATAAAATCAGATGAATTTGGTATATTTAGCtagatgattttttttttatatatttcaagtaTTTCATCTGAGATCCGTATGAATCATTTTTGTTCTACTACACATAGGAAAAAAATGGAATGTCAATTTTTGCACATCGATGTGAGATATGATGCCTTTAAATCATGAATTTATTCTCTATAGTAAAACCATCACGCACGCATTTTGGTGGGATTTACTCTCAACTGAAAATTTATGATATACAATAGGACTTGAAACAAgatcaaatttgaaactgaAAAGTATCATGGAACTATTTTCAACGATGTCACTACATGTTAGCAAATATATCTAATCAAGTTCAAGTGAACATATCTTCCTAACATCACGCATGAATGTAGATTTAGAGGTTCGTACCTTCACCCTACGCACAATGCCTAGTCTATCAGGATAAACCTCATCCACAACAGCCATTGGCCAACTACCACGGGGAAGTATGTCATCACACATAAGTACTAAGTTACCGGGCTTCAGGTTAGGGGAGGGATGAAACCACTTTGAGCGTTTCTGAAGCAGAGGTAAATATTCCCTAGTAAATCTCTGCCAAAATATATCCAACAACCGCTGGACATGTCTATAGCCCTGTCTATACTCATCAGCTCGCAGAAAAACATCAGGGGGTAGATCAGGATCTAATTTACTTAGTAAAATAGAATGAGGTGACAAGGCATGGAGGTCTCTGGGATCATTACTTACTCGGGTAAGGGGTCTGTCATTTAAGATGGATTCCACTCCAGCCAGAAAAGACCAAAGTGAATAATCGGTTAATGGCTTATCATCAAGCATATTCCTCAGAATCTTCTTAACTTCTCTGATCAATCTTTCAACAACTCCATTCTGGTGACTTGCAAGAGGTGGTGGAAAATGCCATTGAATTCCCTTTTGTGCAAGAGCATTGCCAATTTGTTTCTTATTCCAATTTGTAATTCCATCCTTGAGAGCTTTACTTCCAGCAATAAAATTCGTACCATTGTCAGAGTACATGTGAGCTGGTCTTGCACGTCGCGAGGCAAAACGAAAAAAGGCTTGTAAAAATGCAGAGGTATCCAAACTCTCTGCAACCTCCAGATGAATTGCTCGAGTAGAaagacaagtgaatataactCCGTAACGCTTATGTTCGCTTCTGCCCAACTTGACCTTTATAGGACCAAAATAATCAACGAAGCTGTGAAAGAATGGTCTCTTTTCTGTACAAAGCCTAACAGCAGGCATATCTGACATCCATTGTTTACCAGGTCTGGCAGATCGAATCTTGCATGGCATGCATTCTCTAAGAACTTTTGCTACCGCTGACTGAAGATGCAATATccaatatttttgtaacaaataaGCCTGTACTTGATTGCTTCCACAATGTCCATGTTCACAGTGGTAATAATCAATTAGTAGTTTAGTAGCATGGTGATATGGGGGTAAAATTACAGGATTCCTTTGATCAGGTTGTAATTCAGATTGACGAAGCCTGCCTCCAACTCGAAGTATGCCATCAGCCACATATGGATTACACTGCAAAAGTTCTTTAGCAAATGGCGATTTAAGTCTCTTTCTGTCAGAAGGTGGAGGGCCCGAACTCATCATATCTTTAAAATAGCAAAGCTCAGCAGACAATGAATTTGTTTGTATAAGTTTCACAATATCTATAGTTGCATTTTCCCGTTCTGCAACAGTAAAACAACCAGTAACTGGAGAATCAGAACGATGTAGCAATTTCCCAATCATGTAAGTCTTGAATCTTTGAAGCCATATCACAGAGGAAATAAGTCTTTCAAATTTAGAGTAACGTTTCAACAACAGCATAAGTCCAGGTTGTTGTATAGTAGAATTCTTGTCCTTGTAGGAAATCTCATTATAATTAACTTTCACTTCAGAACATATTTCAGAGTCCTCAATTGTTTCAGAAATATGTGAATTTCTCAATGGTTCTTTGCTTCTCAGAAAAGAAGGTCCTTTAAACCAGCAATCAGCTTTGTGGCACTTGTCAGGCATTAGTCCACGACTGGCAATATCTGCTGGATTAGACTTAGTGTCAACATGATGCCATTGTCTAGGTTGAGAAAGCAAGTGAATTGTATTCAATCGATTAGCAACAAAAGCTTTGAAACGTTCAGATCGACTGTTTATCATTCGAAGAACTGTCATTGAATCCGTATAGAAAAATACATCTGTTATCACttcattcaatttcaattttatgcaTCTCGCCAATTCTGTAGCAGCAACCGCTGCAGCCGTTAATGGATCTGCATTCATATCAGCAAAATCATTTCCACAAGTTTGACAGACAGCAATTTCACGGTTAACATCACTCTCATCCAGGATATCATCATGCAATGTGGAAcaacaaataaagaaaaaatcacAACCATTCAATTTGCTGCTTTCCGTCCTCTGACAATCTGTCACTTCCGATGATTTTGCAATATAGTTCATGGTTGTCAATTGTAGGTGTCTGTGAATTATTACATGCAATTTCTTCCTCCTGCAAATTGTGATCTTCTTCTGGAAGACTTTGAGGTGACATGCAAGTATCGCATGAAGTGTCATTAAATGATAGCAATGGAAGAGTAGTAGAAATAAAATTCACAGCTACATCACTTTGTAAATTCTGTACATCAGATATCATAGGCACAGAagtgttaatataattcagggaATTATTATCAGATTTCATTGATGGATCTTTGCCAAAGAGACACCATCCAAGACATGTAAGCAAGGCTCCTGGAGTACCAGGAGGTCCGACTCGGGAATCAGTAAATGGACAATTACCCAAGGTATCTGCCCCAATTAATAGTTCAACATCGCCATCAATATCTGGGAACTTCAAACCATCCAAATGAGGATATTTGTCGAATATATCCGGCTTTGGCAATGAATCTCTGACGTCAGGAATTTTGTCAAAAGTTAAAGCATTGTGTACTTCAACAATGTTAGTATTATTCACGCCATTTAGGCGAAATGATACTCTTTCTCCAGTATGAACAGCAACACCATTTGTAGTGCGTATCATGCAACGCTCTGGTTTACCAGAAAGGCCAATAGATTTCGCTAGACGAGTAGAGCAAAATGATCTTTGAGATCCTAGATCCAAGAAAGCAATTGTTTTTTTCTTATCACTTGCGTCAGGTAAATGTATTTCAACAGCAACAGCCATGAGTCGAACAGGGCACAAAGTGTTGAGTACAGACATAGAATTCACAGAAGTTGTTTCAGTTTGAGGTGCATGTAATGGTTCCTTGGAACGCGACTGATGCAATGCAGGCTGCTTGGCTACCTGCTCCAAATGTAACAGAGTGTGGTGAAGTCCGCCACACCCTTCTTTTAGACACCTCTTCTCTGAAGGACAACTGCTAGAAAAATGTTTCTTGGATGACATGCAATTGAAGCAAATAGACTGGTCCTTTACAAATTGTCGTCTGTCAGAAATACTCTTCTCTTTGAATTTGTTACAGCGCATCAGAATGTGATCGCCTTTGCAAAGATAGCAAAACAAAGCAGATTTACCATTCTTGCCAGAGTTATTCGTTTTGTTGTAATTTTGTTTGGAGTTAGGTTCTGATTTTGGCGTACTTAAAGTGGTAAATGTAGAAAACTTCGATGGACGCTTGTTAATGTATCCTTTATGACCAGTTGATTTTGTCGCCAATTCTGCCAGAGTGCGACCATAAAACGTGTTGTACAAACGAGCTCTAGACTCAATAAATTTCAGCAAATGATTGAATGACGGGATTGTGAATGAAGTCCATGTGCCATTCATGACATAGTCAGTACGCATATTAGGAGGTAACCGTTCAAAGATAGCAACAAGATATGCTGGGGCATCGAGTAAATTCCCTGCATTCCAATTGTCAAACACAATAGAACAGTTACGCATCTGTGATGATAATTTGCAAAGTCCTTTGACGTCATTTACACGAATTTTCGGTCCTTCAGTAAGTTGCTTTATAAATGTGCTGATGATCAGTGATCGATTGCCAAAATGAAATTCTAAAGTGTCCTTAGCTGCATGAAATGCTTGTGCTGGGTCAAAAGACATAGTATCAGCTGGCGTATAAAGCCGCTGTGGGACAGAAATTATAGGTTGTGAATGCACCGGCCCCGTAAACCTATCAGGGACAGTAATAACAGCTGTGCTAATCACAGGGGTAGGTATAATGGCAGAAAAATTATTGTCAACAAAATTAGGTGCACTGTATGGCAACTGTGAAATATTTGCATTAGAAAATTGGTTAGACTCTACAACACTGCATGGGGTTGAAGACTGAACTGCATTAACAGTAGATAAAGGATAATACGATGGTTGTAAAACATTAAAAGACGAATTCAAATAAGAACGTATACCTGCATTTTCCAAATTATTGTTAGACAAAAGTGGAACTGAACTAGGTCTCTGACTCACTTCAGTTGAGTGGCTAAATTTGACATCCTGTGCTGAAATGACGGTGTCAACATCCAAAATTGACTTGGAGGTAGAAGAGTCTCTGTCACTTGACAGTTCATCAAGCAGTTGAGCTTGTTGTTCTTTAAACTTTGCTTTCATCTCTGCTAATCTTTGCTTTTGCGCCGCTAGTTCTCTTTCTTGTAATGCTTCAAGTTTTAACATTCTTGATTTCTCCAGTCTTCTATAGGATGATGAAGAAGATTTAGATTTCGACGAATGAGATATTGACCGTTTAGAAATGTAACTGATGTCGGCTTCTTTAACACAGGAGTCCAAATATTGGCAATAAATCATGTCACATGATTTCAATTTATCCACAACCTGAGTCAGGTGTAATTTCGCCACATGTTGATCAAGtccattattcaaaatataattctCCAAATAAATTTTCCAACTGTTCAGATGATCGCATACTTTCTGATAATGTAAAGTAACACTTTGTTGATTTTGCTTATCCAGAATGAGTTGTGCAAAAATGTTATTCAAATCCGTAAAAGTTTGTCCATAATGGTCATTTGCTTGACGTAGATGATCATCCTTTATTGTTTGACCCAATGAAAATTGTCGAGCTTGAACTGCAGGAATGGTGATGTCACCAGACGATTCATCAACAATATCTTTAGAAACATTTGAAGCCATTGTTGAGAATAGTAGTCAGATGTTCTTCAAAGTCGGTCAATCGAAtattagttttatttcaatgtaAAGTTGGAACGTGAATTCCAATCCACTCAACGTTGTTGTAGTGGAGTCCTATTTGCACCCGCACCCGCCTTGAAGAATTATGCGCAATCTCCCAGCTTCTAGTAACTGCACAACCAAAGTAAAGAGGCAACGAGA is from Styela clava chromosome 9, kaStyClav1.hap1.2, whole genome shotgun sequence and encodes:
- the LOC144427245 gene encoding uncharacterized protein LOC144427245, with amino-acid sequence MNADPLTAAAVAATELARCIKLKLNEVITDVFFYTDSMTVLRMINSRSERFKAFVANRLNTIHLLSQPRQWHHVDTKSNPADIASRGLMPDKCHKADCWFKGPSFLRSKEPLRNSHISETIEDSEICSEVKVNYNEISYKDKNSTIQQPGLMLLLKRYSKFERLISSVIWLQRFKTYMIGKLLHRSDSPVTGCFTVAERENATIDIVKLIQTNSLSAELCYFKDMMSSGPPPSDRKRLKSPFAKELLQCNPYVADGILRVGGRLRQSELQPDQRNPVILPPYHHATKLLIDYYHCEHGHCGSNQVQAYLLQKYWILHLQSAVAKVLRECMPCKIRSARPGKQWMSDMPAVRLCTEKRPFFHSFVDYFGPIKVKLGRSEHKRYGVIFTCLSTRAIHLEVAESLDTSAFLQAFFRFASRRARPAHMYSDNGTNFIAGSKALKDGITNWNKKQIGNALAQKGIQWHFPPPLASHQNGVVERLIREVKKILRNMLDDKPLTDYSLWSFLAGVESILNDRPLTRVSNDPRDLHALSPHSILLSKLDPDLPPDVFLRADEYRQGYRHVQRLLDIFWQRFTREYLPLLQKRSKWFHPSPNLKPGNLVLMCDDILPRGSWPMAVVDEVYPDRLGIVRRVKVRTSKSTFMRDVRKICSLELD